A genomic window from Hippocampus zosterae strain Florida chromosome 13, ASM2543408v3, whole genome shotgun sequence includes:
- the mnd1 gene encoding meiotic nuclear division protein 1 homolog isoform X2 yields MSKKKGLSLEEKRSRMMEIFFETKDVFQLKDIEKIAPKTKGITTMTVKEVLQSLVDDNMVDCERLGTSNYYWAFPSKALHTRELKLEELNKQVSEAKQRQISLQDAIGKAKEGRQDTKERSAMLKELQALKDERAQLQTELDKYKDCDPQVVEQMRKSNMVAKEAVSRWTDNVFAIKSWTKKKFAFDDSRINKAFGIPEDFDYLD; encoded by the exons ATG TCCAAAAAGAAAGGACTAAGTTTGGAGGAGAAGAGAAGTCGGATGATGGAGATTTTCTTTGAAACA AAGGATGTATTTCAGCTGAAAGACATCGAGAAGATTGCCCCTAAAACAAAGGGAATAA CGACCATGACGGTGAAGGAGGTGCTGCAGAGCCTGGTGGATGACAACATGGTGGACTGTGAGCGTCTGGGCACATCCAACTACTACTGGGCTTTCCCCAGCAAAGCTCTGCACACTCGCGAGCTCAAACTGGAGGAGCTGAACAAACAA GTGTCAGAGGCAAAGCAGCGCCAAATTTCTCTGCAGGACGCGATTGGAAAAGCCAAAGAAGGACGTCAGGATACA AAAGAGAGGAGCGCCATGTTGAAGGAGCTTCAGGCTCTGAAAGACGAGCGAGCTCAGCTGCAGACCGAGTTGGACAAGTACAAGGATTGCGACCCACAAGTTGTTGAACAGATGA GAAAATCAAACATGGTGGCCAAAGAAGCCGTTTCGAGGTGGACAG ACAATGTTTTTGCCATCAAGTCGTGGACCAAGAAAAAGTTTGCGTTCGATGACAGCCGCATCAACAAAGCCTTCGGGATCCCCGAGGACTTTGACTACCTCGACTGA
- the trim2a gene encoding tripartite motif-containing protein 2 isoform X2, whose protein sequence is MAADAVSIPSPVVRQIDKQFLICSICLERYHNPKVLPCLHTFCERCLQNYIPAHSLTLSCPVCRQTSILPEKGVVALQNNFFITNLMDVLQRSPGHHRRAGAGGREAAAVLNDMATVASGRLLSCPNHGGNVMEFYCPPCETAMCRECTSGEHREHATVPLKDVVEQHKASLQEQMDVVKRRLPEIDGALLMLSEVLQRLTGRKSAIEKDIHAAFDELQKTLNVRKSVLLMELEVNFGLKQKVLQAQLDNLLQGQDGIRSSCDFTEQALSHGGEAEVLLVKKQMSERLAELAAQELPLRPGENDQLDCRLETEGVKKSIHNLGSVVTTNAVASETVATGEGLRHCVAGVPTSITVTTKDKDGGLCKMGNAVLTAEISAADGSKGDGEILDNKNGTYEYLFTAPKEGTFTLSLRLYEEHIKGSPFRTKASKSADPSAASDDVKKRLKSPSGSGHVKQRAIKRPASMYSTGRRKENPIEDDLIFRIGTKGRNKGVFTNLQGVSTSVGKVLIADSNNQCVQIFSNEGLFRSRFGVRGRTPGQLQRPTGVAVHPSGDIIIADYDNKWVSIFSSDGKFKNKIGTGKLMGPKGVSVDRNGHVIVVDNKACCVFIFQLNGKMVTKFGNRGNGDRQFAGPHFAAVNNNNEIIITDFHNHSVKVFNTEGEFLLKFGSNGEGNGQFNAPTGVAVDVNGNIIVADWGNSRIQVFDGSGSFLSYVNTSADPLYGPQGLALTSDGHVVVADSGNHCFKVYRYLQ, encoded by the exons ATGGCCGCTGACGCCGTCAGCATTCCCAGCCCGGTGGTGCGCCAGATCGACAAGCAGTTCTTGATCTGCAGCATCTGTCTGGAGCGATATCACAACCCCAAAGTGCTGCCTTGCCTGCACACTTTCTGTGAAAG GTGCCTGCAAAACTACATCCCGGCCCACAGCCTGACGCTGTCGTGCCCCGTGTGCCGCCAGACGTCCATCCTGCCCGAGAAGGGGGTGGTGGCGCTGCAGAACAATTTCTTCATCACCAACCTAATGGACGTCCTGCAGCGCTCGCCGGGCCATCATCGCCGGGCGGGCGCCGGCGGGCGCGAGGCGGCGGCCGTCCTCAACGACATGGCCACCGTGGCGTCGGGGCGCCTGCTCTCCTGCCCTAACCACGGAGGCAAC GTGATGGAGTTCTACTGTCCGCCGTGCGAGACGGCCATGTGTCGAGAGTGCACGAGCGGCGAACACAGAGAACACGCCACCGTGCCGCTGAAAGACGTCGTGGAGCAACACAAGGCTTCGTTACAGGAGCAGATGGACGTCGTCAAGAGGAG gtTGCCGGAGATCGACGGCGCCCTACTGATGCTTTCGGAGGTCCTGCAACGCCTGACCGGTCGAAAGAGCGCCATCGAGAAGGACATCCACGCCGCCTTCGACGAACTGCAGAAGACGCTCAACGTACGCAAGAGTGTCCTGCTCATGGAGTTAGAAGTCAACTTTGGCCTCAAGCAGAAG GTGCTGCAGGCTCAGCTGGACAACCTGCTGCAGGGACAGGACGGCATCCGCAGCAGCTGTGACTTCACCGAGCAGGCCCTGAGCcacggcggcgaggccgaggtGCTGCTGGTCAAAAAGCAGATGAGCGAGCGCCTGGCGGAGCTGGCGGCGCAAGAGCTCCCCTTGCGGCCCGGCGAGAACGACCAGTTGGACTGCCGCTTGGAGACGGAGGGCGTGAAGAAGTCCATCCACAACCTGGGCAGCGTGGTGACCACCAACGCTGTGGCGTCTGAGACGGTGGCCACTGGCGAGGGCTTGCGGCACTGCGTGGCGGGGGTGCCCACCTCCATCACCGTAACCACCAAG GACAAAGACGGCGGGCTTTGCAAGATGGGCAACGCCGTCCTGACGGCGGAGATCTCGGCGGCCGACGGCAGCAAGGGCGACGGCGAGATCCTGGACAACAAGAACGGCACCTACGAGTATCTGTTCACTGCTCCAAAAGAGGGCACCTTCACATTGTCCCTGCGCCTGTACGAGGAGCATATCAAAGGCAGCCCTTTCAGGACCAAGGCCAGCAAGTCGGCGGACCCTTCGGCGGCGTCCGACGACGTCAAGAAGAGGCTCAAGTCGCCGAGCGGCAGCGGGCACGTCAAGCAGAGGGCCATCAAGAGGCCCGCCAGCATGTACAGCACCGGGCGCAGGAAAGAGAACCCCATCGAGGACGACCTCATCTTCAGAATCG GCACCAAAGGGCGAAACAAAGGCGTGTTCACCAATTTGCAGGGCGTTTCCACATCGGTGGGAAAAGTGCTCATTGCAGACAGCAACAACCAGTGCGTGCAG atTTTCTCCAACGAGGGCCTGTTCCGGAGTCGCTTCGGGGTGCGGGGCAGGACCCCCGGTCAGCTGCAGCGGCCCACGGGTGTGGCCGTTCACCCCAGCGGCGACATCATCATCGCCGACTATGACAACAAGTGGGTCAGCATCTTCTCCAGCGACGGAAAGTTTAAG AACAAGATCGGCACGGGCAAGCTGATGGGTCCCAAGGGCGTGTCGGTGGACAGGAACGGTCACGTGATTGTGGTGGACAACAAGGCCTGCTGCGTCTTCATTTTCCAGCTCAACGGCAAGATGGTCACCAAGTTTGGTAACCGCGGCAACGGCGATAGGCAGTTTGCAG GGCCTCACTTTGCTgccgtcaacaacaacaatgaaatcATCATCACGGATTTCCACAACCACTCAGTCAAG GTGTTCAACACGGAGGGGGAGTTCCTGTTAAAGTTCGGCTCCAACGGCGAAGGCAACGGTCAGTTCAACGCCCCCACAGGGGTGGCCGTGGACGTCAACGGGAACATCATCGTGGCGGACTGGGGCAACAGCAGGATCCAG GTGTTCGACGGCAGCGGTTCCTTCCTGTCCTACGTCAACACGTCGGCCGACCCGCTGTACGGCCCTCAGGGTCTGGCGCTCACTTCGGATGGACACGTGGTGGTGGCCGACTCGGGAAACCACTGCTTCAAAGTCTATCGCTACTTGCAGTAG
- the mnd1 gene encoding meiotic nuclear division protein 1 homolog isoform X1, with the protein MVSGIHLNATQCGPLRGPPREIQKRHSTRFSFGAKTSIRQKRFNDIVALTIVYYSRRPNHQNATMTVKEVLQSLVDDNMVDCERLGTSNYYWAFPSKALHTRELKLEELNKQVSEAKQRQISLQDAIGKAKEGRQDTKERSAMLKELQALKDERAQLQTELDKYKDCDPQVVEQMRKSNMVAKEAVSRWTDNVFAIKSWTKKKFAFDDSRINKAFGIPEDFDYLD; encoded by the exons ATGGTTTCCGGGATACACTTGAATGCGACACAGTGCGGTCCATTGAGGGGACCTCCGCGGGAAATTCAGAAGCGCCACAGCACTCGATTTTCATTTGGAGCTAAAACAAGTATAAGACAAAAACGTTTTAACGACATTGTGGCATTAACGATAGTGTACTATTCTAGGCGACCTAATCATCAAAATG CGACCATGACGGTGAAGGAGGTGCTGCAGAGCCTGGTGGATGACAACATGGTGGACTGTGAGCGTCTGGGCACATCCAACTACTACTGGGCTTTCCCCAGCAAAGCTCTGCACACTCGCGAGCTCAAACTGGAGGAGCTGAACAAACAA GTGTCAGAGGCAAAGCAGCGCCAAATTTCTCTGCAGGACGCGATTGGAAAAGCCAAAGAAGGACGTCAGGATACA AAAGAGAGGAGCGCCATGTTGAAGGAGCTTCAGGCTCTGAAAGACGAGCGAGCTCAGCTGCAGACCGAGTTGGACAAGTACAAGGATTGCGACCCACAAGTTGTTGAACAGATGA GAAAATCAAACATGGTGGCCAAAGAAGCCGTTTCGAGGTGGACAG ACAATGTTTTTGCCATCAAGTCGTGGACCAAGAAAAAGTTTGCGTTCGATGACAGCCGCATCAACAAAGCCTTCGGGATCCCCGAGGACTTTGACTACCTCGACTGA
- the trim2a gene encoding tripartite motif-containing protein 2 isoform X1 — MAADAVSIPSPVVRQIDKQFLICSICLERYHNPKVLPCLHTFCERCLQNYIPAHSLTLSCPVCRQTSILPEKGVVALQNNFFITNLMDVLQRSPGHHRRAGAGGREAAAVLNDMATVASGRLLSCPNHGGNVMEFYCPPCETAMCRECTSGEHREHATVPLKDVVEQHKASLQEQMDVVKRRLPEIDGALLMLSEVLQRLTGRKSAIEKDIHAAFDELQKTLNVRKSVLLMELEVNFGLKQKVLQAQLDNLLQGQDGIRSSCDFTEQALSHGGEAEVLLVKKQMSERLAELAAQELPLRPGENDQLDCRLETEGVKKSIHNLGSVVTTNAVASETVATGEGLRHCVAGVPTSITVTTKDKDGGLCKMGNAVLTAEISAADGSKGDGEILDNKNGTYEYLFTAPKEGTFTLSLRLYEEHIKGSPFRTKASKSADPSAASDDVKKRLKSPSGSGHVKQRAIKRPASMYSTGRRKENPIEDDLIFRIGTKGRNKGVFTNLQGVSTSVGKVLIADSNNQCVQIFSNEGLFRSRFGVRGRTPGQLQRPTGVAVHPSGDIIIADYDNKWVSIFSSDGKFKNKIGTGKLMGPKGVSVDRNGHVIVVDNKACCVFIFQLNGKMVTKFGNRGNGDRQFAGDGPHFAAVNNNNEIIITDFHNHSVKVFNTEGEFLLKFGSNGEGNGQFNAPTGVAVDVNGNIIVADWGNSRIQVFDGSGSFLSYVNTSADPLYGPQGLALTSDGHVVVADSGNHCFKVYRYLQ; from the exons ATGGCCGCTGACGCCGTCAGCATTCCCAGCCCGGTGGTGCGCCAGATCGACAAGCAGTTCTTGATCTGCAGCATCTGTCTGGAGCGATATCACAACCCCAAAGTGCTGCCTTGCCTGCACACTTTCTGTGAAAG GTGCCTGCAAAACTACATCCCGGCCCACAGCCTGACGCTGTCGTGCCCCGTGTGCCGCCAGACGTCCATCCTGCCCGAGAAGGGGGTGGTGGCGCTGCAGAACAATTTCTTCATCACCAACCTAATGGACGTCCTGCAGCGCTCGCCGGGCCATCATCGCCGGGCGGGCGCCGGCGGGCGCGAGGCGGCGGCCGTCCTCAACGACATGGCCACCGTGGCGTCGGGGCGCCTGCTCTCCTGCCCTAACCACGGAGGCAAC GTGATGGAGTTCTACTGTCCGCCGTGCGAGACGGCCATGTGTCGAGAGTGCACGAGCGGCGAACACAGAGAACACGCCACCGTGCCGCTGAAAGACGTCGTGGAGCAACACAAGGCTTCGTTACAGGAGCAGATGGACGTCGTCAAGAGGAG gtTGCCGGAGATCGACGGCGCCCTACTGATGCTTTCGGAGGTCCTGCAACGCCTGACCGGTCGAAAGAGCGCCATCGAGAAGGACATCCACGCCGCCTTCGACGAACTGCAGAAGACGCTCAACGTACGCAAGAGTGTCCTGCTCATGGAGTTAGAAGTCAACTTTGGCCTCAAGCAGAAG GTGCTGCAGGCTCAGCTGGACAACCTGCTGCAGGGACAGGACGGCATCCGCAGCAGCTGTGACTTCACCGAGCAGGCCCTGAGCcacggcggcgaggccgaggtGCTGCTGGTCAAAAAGCAGATGAGCGAGCGCCTGGCGGAGCTGGCGGCGCAAGAGCTCCCCTTGCGGCCCGGCGAGAACGACCAGTTGGACTGCCGCTTGGAGACGGAGGGCGTGAAGAAGTCCATCCACAACCTGGGCAGCGTGGTGACCACCAACGCTGTGGCGTCTGAGACGGTGGCCACTGGCGAGGGCTTGCGGCACTGCGTGGCGGGGGTGCCCACCTCCATCACCGTAACCACCAAG GACAAAGACGGCGGGCTTTGCAAGATGGGCAACGCCGTCCTGACGGCGGAGATCTCGGCGGCCGACGGCAGCAAGGGCGACGGCGAGATCCTGGACAACAAGAACGGCACCTACGAGTATCTGTTCACTGCTCCAAAAGAGGGCACCTTCACATTGTCCCTGCGCCTGTACGAGGAGCATATCAAAGGCAGCCCTTTCAGGACCAAGGCCAGCAAGTCGGCGGACCCTTCGGCGGCGTCCGACGACGTCAAGAAGAGGCTCAAGTCGCCGAGCGGCAGCGGGCACGTCAAGCAGAGGGCCATCAAGAGGCCCGCCAGCATGTACAGCACCGGGCGCAGGAAAGAGAACCCCATCGAGGACGACCTCATCTTCAGAATCG GCACCAAAGGGCGAAACAAAGGCGTGTTCACCAATTTGCAGGGCGTTTCCACATCGGTGGGAAAAGTGCTCATTGCAGACAGCAACAACCAGTGCGTGCAG atTTTCTCCAACGAGGGCCTGTTCCGGAGTCGCTTCGGGGTGCGGGGCAGGACCCCCGGTCAGCTGCAGCGGCCCACGGGTGTGGCCGTTCACCCCAGCGGCGACATCATCATCGCCGACTATGACAACAAGTGGGTCAGCATCTTCTCCAGCGACGGAAAGTTTAAG AACAAGATCGGCACGGGCAAGCTGATGGGTCCCAAGGGCGTGTCGGTGGACAGGAACGGTCACGTGATTGTGGTGGACAACAAGGCCTGCTGCGTCTTCATTTTCCAGCTCAACGGCAAGATGGTCACCAAGTTTGGTAACCGCGGCAACGGCGATAGGCAGTTTGCAGGTGACG GGCCTCACTTTGCTgccgtcaacaacaacaatgaaatcATCATCACGGATTTCCACAACCACTCAGTCAAG GTGTTCAACACGGAGGGGGAGTTCCTGTTAAAGTTCGGCTCCAACGGCGAAGGCAACGGTCAGTTCAACGCCCCCACAGGGGTGGCCGTGGACGTCAACGGGAACATCATCGTGGCGGACTGGGGCAACAGCAGGATCCAG GTGTTCGACGGCAGCGGTTCCTTCCTGTCCTACGTCAACACGTCGGCCGACCCGCTGTACGGCCCTCAGGGTCTGGCGCTCACTTCGGATGGACACGTGGTGGTGGCCGACTCGGGAAACCACTGCTTCAAAGTCTATCGCTACTTGCAGTAG